The following is a genomic window from Spirosoma foliorum.
CGGCAAAGGCAATCACATCAATACTCGTCTCTGGCACAATGCCTTTTTCGGCAATGGTACACACGGCCTCAATTGCGCATAACACGCCCGCGATGCCATCGAATCGGCCTCCATACGGCTGCGTATCTAGGTGCGAACCCGTCATTAAAATAGGTGCATCTGGATTTTTGCCTGTCAGTCGGCCGATTAAATTTCCGAAGCTATCTATTCGAACCGTCAGTCCGGCAGCTTCCATCCAGCCTTTGGCATGCTCAAACATCTGTTTCTCCAAAGCCGAATGAGCAGGCCGGCACATTCCGGTTTCGCCAATTTTTCCGATCTCACTCGAAACTTCAAAGTAATGCTGAAGACGTGCTGCGTTTATATTCATAAGCCCTGTAATAATGAATAATGTAGAATGTGCAATGAATAATGGGGCTGTCTGGATCATTATCCATTGTACATTCTACATTATCCATTGTTTATTTAAGTCAAGACCCCCGATAGGTTGAATACCCAAATGGGTTCAGTAGTAAAGGAACGTGGTAATGCTCGCCAGTGGTGATGGCGAATGTGATTTCAACGAAGGGATAGAATGAAGCGACGCCAAGCTGTTCAAAATAAGCGCCGGTTTCAAAGCGTAATTTGTAGGTACCCGTCGGCAAAATGGTTTCCTTAGGCAACAGATCGCCAATTCGGCCATCGGTATTGGTCATTCCCCGTGCGATCTCGATCCATTCGCGTTGCTGGTGATACAGGACGATACTTACGGCTTCAGCCGGTTTGCCACGGGTTGTATCGAGGATGTGGGTGGTTATAACGCTCATGCGATCAGGAGTTTTTCCAGGCGAATTTTCGTGATTTTATTCTGTTCCTGCATGGCAATCTGAAGTTCTTCTTCTGGCGAATTTAGTAACCGTACTTCCAGAATTTCCAGCATTTCTTCCGCCGATTTACCCGTAGCGCATACGATGAAAATATAGCCAAACTTCTCTTCGTAAAGCTGATTTCCTTCCGACAGCATTTCCAACACACTGAGCGACGCGGTTGAAACTCCTGCTTGCTCTCCTTCAGCCCAGGCTGCGGTCGATGCGAACTTTTTCCTCAGCGACTCAATATCTCCAATTTTAGGGTGATGCGTAAATGCTTCCCGCCAATCGTTTTCAGTCAGCCCAAACCAGATAACTTCGGCCTGTTCAAACAGGCTTTCCTTACTCTCAACGGGAAAAATTTTAGCCATTTCATCAACCCATGTCGTTGATCCACAACAGGTAGAAAGGGCGGTTTTGAGGTCAGAGGCAGGTAGTTGATTTAATTCGGGTAGTGTCATATAGAACGCTGATAACTATGATTGATACGATTTAAGGATGATATCCTAACTTTATAGATTCACACTTTCGATAGGTGTATAGAATGGAGCTTATTAAAATCTTGATCATAATCAATCCTAGCAATCATAATCATCTGCGTTCTATTATACCGTAGTTGGAAAGCGGTTGACGTTCTTGTAGTAAATATAGACCGCAGGTTCTTTGCCCATAGCTGTGAACCACTGTTGGCAATAGGGCGCCATCCAGATTGAATCACCTTTTTTGATCGGATACCAGTTTTGATCGAGCATGTACACCCCCTGCCCTTGCAAATAAATCAGGCCGTGCTCCATAATATGCGTTTCAACCAGCGGTAAATGTCCACCAGGATCATAGGTAAAAATATTGACAGCCATATCGAACGACAATTCATCGGGCAACAGCACCTGCAACCGCAAAGCTGGATCACCCATATAGCTTGGGCCTGCTACGTTGGCGGCATCACCGAAAATCACAGGTGGTACAGCATAGCCTTCCAGTTTTTCATAGAGTTTGTGGAAGGTAAGCAATTGCGTTCCTGCTTCCGGCTCTTCAATCAGATAGTCGTTCCCGATAGGGATATACACAAATTGGCCTGTTTTCAATGACTTTGTGTCCCCGCTTACAGTTGCAGTACATTGTCCTTCAATAACATAGAAGAATAATTGAGACTGTTTTGTGGTACCAACAAGTTTGCCTTTATCTGTTAATGTAATGAGCGTTTGGCACAGATTGGCTCCCATTTGCTCATTGATAATGACATTTACTGTGCAGTTGTCCCAACCCGGCACGTGACTATTGATATACCCATCGGGGCTAATAACGGCATGATTGCGCTTGACAACCGACCGGGTAAGTGCTGAAATTTCCATAGGCATAAGTTAGTTTACACTATGGTTTTTGTCATTTCGACGATAGGAGGAATCTCAAAGTTGGCTACTAAGAGATTTTGAGATTCCTCCTATCGTCGGAATGACAAAAACCATCAATAAGATAATTTAAAAATCTATCTGCAACCTGTAGCGTAGCGGCCATATCTGTCAATTCAACGTTTTCCAACGGATTATGGCTGATTCCCTGAAAGCAGCGCACGAATAGCATGGCAATTGGCGAAACCTGCGAAATTGGAACGCCATCATGTCCAGCACCACTTACCAAATCAATTCGCTCATAACCAGATGCCTGTATTGCCTGACCGAGCATTTCGTTCAGTTTAGTATCGCACGTTACGGGGACTGTTTCCTGAATCAGTTTCCATTGGAACGTAATCGATCGTTCGGCGCATAGACTGGCACATTGCTTTTGCATGTTCCGATAGGCGTACTCCAGGAAAGCTGGGTCATTACTGCGCAGATCCAGACTACAGCTTACGTCGCCCGGAATAACATTACTGGCAGCATTTATCACGTTCAGTTTGCCAACCGTCGAAACCAGATTATGTCTGTTGGCAAAGCCAAATTTCTCAACCTCCAGAATAAACTCTGCCGCAGCACACAGGGCATCCTGCCGCATATCCATTGGTACGGTTCCGGCATGACCAGCCATTCCCGTAAACGTAACTTCTATCCGTTTTTGGCCCGCAATGGCTGTAACAACTGCTACGGGCACCTGTCGTTCGTATAGAACTGGCCCCTGCTCGATGTGGATTTCAAAATAACCCAGCCAGTCATCGGGTGCAATCGCATCCGATGGCAATTGGTCGGTCGTCTCTCCCATAGCCTGAATAACTTCGCTAAGTGACGTACCCGATTCATCTTTTTTTACCAGCAAACTCGGATCAAACGAACCAGCCACAACTTTACTACCGAGGTAGGTTGTATGAAATCGAACACCCTCTTCATCACTGAAAGCAATCAGTTCCAGATTAAACGGCAGCGCTTTACCAAACTGACGAAGATTTTCAATCAGATCCAGCCCCATAATTACGCCCATCGGTCCATCGAACTTCCCGGCGTTCACAACCGTGTCCATGTGCGAGGCTATCACAAACGTTTTAGCACCAGCCATTGGACTTACGAAACGACCTCGAACGTTACCAATCGCATCGACCCGCGTTTGCAAACCAGCCTCCTGCATCCACGTCTGAATCAGTCGACTTCCCTGCAAAAATGCCTTCGTTCCGAAGGTGCGGGTAACGAATGTCGGATCATCACTGATGCCCGCCAGTTGGTTTATTTTGTCCAGTACGTTCTCTGCCCGTTGCAAATAGTCAGTCATATCTCCTATGGCTAAAAATAATTTAACCACAGAAACTCAAAGAACATAAAGTTATTGAACCTGTTTAAATTTCCCCTTTTACAGAAAATACTAGCCTGTTTTTGTCATTCCGACGACAGGAGGAATCTCAAGCTTGACTAACACGCAACTTTGAGATTCCTCCTGTCGTCGGAATGACAAAAAAACTACTCTTTGTTTGGGTGTAATCCATAAAGTTTAAACAAGTTCATTATAATTTCCTTAACTCTGTGTCTCCGCGTCTCTGTAGTTAATAAGTCTACCTGCGTTCAATTTTATAAAGTCGCCATTCTTAAAAACCAGCTCGCCAGCCAGGTACGTTTGCTCGACAACGCCATATAGCTCTTCGTTCAGATAGGGCGTCATTTTATGTTTATGCTGTAGTGAATCCGCTGAAACAACGAAGGATTTATCTGGATTCCAGACCACTAAATCGGCGTCGAAACCTTTGACAATCTGGCCTTTTCGATTAGATACTCCTGCTAATTGAGCTGGTTTTTCACTTAACCACCTGGCTATATCTGTTACGGCAAAACCCCGCTCCTTTGCGGCTGTCCAGAGTATAGGCAAAGCCAGTTGAAGTGAAGCGATACCTCCCCAGGCTTTCATGAAATCGCCACTTTGTAGTTGTTTCAAATCGGGCGGTGCGGGCGAATGATCGGTAGCCACAAAATCAATGATGCCAGCCCGTAACGCTTCCCACAGCTGATCATTGTTTTCTTTTTCCCGAATGGGTGGCGCACATTTAAATTGCGTTTGCCCATCTGGAATGGTTTCGGCCGTAAAATACAGATAATGCTGGGCCGTTTCGACCGTAAGTGGCAAGCCGTTTCGCTTCGCAATAGCAATGGGTTCAATGGAGTTCGCCGACGATAAATGGACAATGTGCGTTCGGCAATTGTATTCTTCGCACAGCCTGATCATCAGCGCAATGGCTTCATCTTCCCATTTTTTCGGTCGGGACGACAGGTAGTTTTGATACGACTGAGGATCACCCGTTGCCAGTTGCCCATCTGTCGATAATTCGCAATGGACGAGTAACGGCAAACCGTGTCGGGCAATAAGAGGCATCGCTTTTCGCAGGTCCTCTTCCGTTACGTTTGGAAAATCGTCGATACCAGAATGCGTCAGAAACGCTTTGAAGCCTACTACGCCTTTCTCAATGAGCAGCTCGATATCATCGGTGTTGCCTGGTATCAGACCACCCCAGAAACCGCAATTGGTATGGAGTTGCCCCTGCGTAGCCGCCAGTTTCTGATCAAAAGCCTCCGCCGTTGTCGTTACGGGTGACGAATTCAGCGGCATATCGACCAGCGTGGTCAAACCGCCAGCAATAGCGGCACGAGTAGCTGTATT
Proteins encoded in this region:
- the allB gene encoding allantoinase AllB; this translates as MIDLAINGNKICTPHGIRQAVVILKNGLIADVCSEVPVDFAGDVIAIGDSVLMAGVIDPHVHINEPGRTDWEGFNTATRAAIAGGLTTLVDMPLNSSPVTTTAEAFDQKLAATQGQLHTNCGFWGGLIPGNTDDIELLIEKGVVGFKAFLTHSGIDDFPNVTEEDLRKAMPLIARHGLPLLVHCELSTDGQLATGDPQSYQNYLSSRPKKWEDEAIALMIRLCEEYNCRTHIVHLSSANSIEPIAIAKRNGLPLTVETAQHYLYFTAETIPDGQTQFKCAPPIREKENNDQLWEALRAGIIDFVATDHSPAPPDLKQLQSGDFMKAWGGIASLQLALPILWTAAKERGFAVTDIARWLSEKPAQLAGVSNRKGQIVKGFDADLVVWNPDKSFVVSADSLQHKHKMTPYLNEELYGVVEQTYLAGELVFKNGDFIKLNAGRLINYRDAETQS
- the uraD gene encoding 2-oxo-4-hydroxy-4-carboxy-5-ureidoimidazoline decarboxylase yields the protein MTLPELNQLPASDLKTALSTCCGSTTWVDEMAKIFPVESKESLFEQAEVIWFGLTENDWREAFTHHPKIGDIESLRKKFASTAAWAEGEQAGVSTASLSVLEMLSEGNQLYEEKFGYIFIVCATGKSAEEMLEILEVRLLNSPEEELQIAMQEQNKITKIRLEKLLIA
- the allE gene encoding (S)-ureidoglycine aminohydrolase, which encodes MEISALTRSVVKRNHAVISPDGYINSHVPGWDNCTVNVIINEQMGANLCQTLITLTDKGKLVGTTKQSQLFFYVIEGQCTATVSGDTKSLKTGQFVYIPIGNDYLIEEPEAGTQLLTFHKLYEKLEGYAVPPVIFGDAANVAGPSYMGDPALRLQVLLPDELSFDMAVNIFTYDPGGHLPLVETHIMEHGLIYLQGQGVYMLDQNWYPIKKGDSIWMAPYCQQWFTAMGKEPAVYIYYKNVNRFPTTV
- a CDS encoding allantoate amidohydrolase; translated protein: MTDYLQRAENVLDKINQLAGISDDPTFVTRTFGTKAFLQGSRLIQTWMQEAGLQTRVDAIGNVRGRFVSPMAGAKTFVIASHMDTVVNAGKFDGPMGVIMGLDLIENLRQFGKALPFNLELIAFSDEEGVRFHTTYLGSKVVAGSFDPSLLVKKDESGTSLSEVIQAMGETTDQLPSDAIAPDDWLGYFEIHIEQGPVLYERQVPVAVVTAIAGQKRIEVTFTGMAGHAGTVPMDMRQDALCAAAEFILEVEKFGFANRHNLVSTVGKLNVINAASNVIPGDVSCSLDLRSNDPAFLEYAYRNMQKQCASLCAERSITFQWKLIQETVPVTCDTKLNEMLGQAIQASGYERIDLVSGAGHDGVPISQVSPIAMLFVRCFQGISHNPLENVELTDMAATLQVADRFLNYLIDGFCHSDDRRNLKIS
- the uraH gene encoding hydroxyisourate hydrolase, giving the protein MSVITTHILDTTRGKPAEAVSIVLYHQQREWIEIARGMTNTDGRIGDLLPKETILPTGTYKLRFETGAYFEQLGVASFYPFVEITFAITTGEHYHVPLLLNPFGYSTYRGS